The following proteins are co-located in the Pseudomonas cavernae genome:
- the nth gene encoding endonuclease III, translating to MNAAKRQEIFRRLHEDNPDPRTELAYSTPFELLIAVILSAQATDVGVNKATAKLFPVANTPEAIYALGVEGLSEYIKTIGLFNSKARNVIETCRILVEQHGGQVPQTREELEALPGVGRKTANVVLNTAFRQLTMAVDTHIFRVSNRTGIAPGKNVLEVEQKLLKVVPKEFLLDAHHWLILHGRYVCQARKPRCGSCRIEDLCEYKHKTSDD from the coding sequence GTGAACGCCGCCAAACGCCAGGAAATCTTTCGCCGCCTGCATGAGGACAATCCCGACCCGCGCACCGAGCTGGCCTACTCCACGCCCTTCGAGCTGCTGATCGCGGTGATCCTCTCCGCCCAGGCCACCGACGTCGGCGTCAACAAGGCCACCGCCAAGCTGTTCCCGGTGGCCAACACGCCGGAGGCGATCTATGCCCTGGGTGTCGAGGGTTTGAGCGAGTACATCAAGACCATCGGCCTGTTCAACAGCAAGGCCAGGAACGTCATCGAGACCTGCCGCATCCTGGTCGAACAGCACGGCGGCCAGGTGCCGCAGACCCGCGAAGAGCTCGAGGCGTTGCCCGGGGTCGGCCGCAAGACCGCCAACGTGGTGCTCAACACCGCCTTCCGCCAACTGACCATGGCGGTGGACACACACATCTTCCGGGTCAGCAACCGCACCGGCATCGCCCCGGGCAAAAACGTGCTGGAGGTGGAGCAAAAACTGCTGAAAGTCGTGCCCAAGGAATTCCTCCTCGACGCCCACCACTGGCTGATCCTGCACGGTCGCTACGTCTGCCAGGCGCGCAAACCCCGCTGCGGCAGTTGCCGGATCGAGGACCTGTGCGAATACAAACACAAGACCTCTGACGATTGA
- the rsxC gene encoding electron transport complex subunit RsxC: protein MTAQQLWEMPGGIHPPDNKRQSTALPIQPAPLPKRLILPLNQHIGAPAEPLVRVGERVLKGQLIAVASGLVSAPLHAPTSGTVSFIGLQPYPHVSGLPAPAIVIDSDGQDEWCELAPCADYRQLQPATLLEKIRQAGISGLGGAGFPTEAKLRARPAEKISTLVINGAECEPYISADDMLMREFAAELVSGIDILSHLLQPEQVLIGIEDNKPEASAAIRAALGERPYQLREFPTRYPSGGEKQLIQILTGAEVPSGGLPADIGMLCLNVGTCVAIHNAVVLDQPLISRIVTLTGAALGRPMNVNALLGTPVGELLAFAGLQPDKLERLLMGGPMMGFTLPSMDVPLIKTSNCLLAGSREELPAPSPSMACIRCGDCAEVCPASLLPQQLHFFALGQEHEQLKAHHLFDCIECGACAYVCPSSIPLVQYYRAAKADIREQEHKQLKAEQARQRFEQRQERLRRDEQRRDAERQARLEKAERARAHAEQNAAAPPADNAIARVQAQKAGTLSDEQKRLKIAASMAQVTLKKAEKQLAAHATAELQAQVDELRQAAAAAQQALDAALAAGTTAADVAPAVDEAARKRAQIQAAMLRAQLKKTEAAAGDTPSAEQQAELERLRAELASAEQRLAASETAPTPVPADDGALKRAKIDLAMKRAELKKAEQAGATGDELQALQASLSAAEQALHAAEDASGKPVPQLVRTDKRPVDEASRALKTELAFARADLRKLEHEQAGAEVLQAARARLAEAERKLQEHDG, encoded by the coding sequence ATGACGGCCCAGCAGTTGTGGGAGATGCCCGGCGGCATCCATCCGCCGGACAACAAGCGCCAGTCCACCGCCTTGCCGATCCAGCCGGCGCCGCTGCCCAAGCGCCTGATCCTGCCGCTCAATCAGCACATCGGCGCGCCGGCCGAGCCACTCGTGCGGGTCGGCGAACGGGTGCTCAAGGGCCAGCTGATCGCCGTCGCCAGCGGCCTCGTCAGCGCGCCGCTGCATGCGCCGACCTCCGGCACCGTCAGCTTTATCGGCCTACAGCCCTACCCGCACGTCTCCGGCCTGCCGGCGCCGGCCATCGTCATCGACAGCGATGGCCAGGATGAGTGGTGCGAACTGGCCCCCTGCGCCGATTATCGCCAGCTGCAGCCGGCGACGCTGCTGGAGAAGATCCGCCAGGCCGGCATCAGCGGTCTCGGCGGCGCCGGCTTCCCCACCGAGGCCAAACTGCGCGCGCGGCCGGCGGAGAAGATCAGCACCCTGGTGATCAACGGCGCCGAGTGTGAGCCCTACATCAGCGCCGACGACATGCTGATGCGCGAGTTCGCCGCCGAGTTGGTCAGCGGCATCGACATCCTCTCCCACCTGCTGCAACCCGAACAGGTGCTGATCGGCATCGAGGACAACAAGCCCGAGGCCAGCGCCGCTATACGCGCCGCGCTGGGCGAGCGGCCCTACCAACTGCGCGAGTTCCCGACCCGCTACCCATCCGGCGGCGAAAAGCAGCTGATCCAGATCCTCACCGGCGCCGAGGTGCCGAGCGGCGGCCTGCCGGCGGACATCGGCATGCTCTGCCTGAACGTCGGCACCTGTGTCGCCATCCACAACGCTGTGGTGCTCGACCAGCCGCTGATTTCGCGCATCGTCACCCTCACCGGCGCGGCGCTGGGCCGGCCGATGAACGTCAACGCCCTGCTCGGTACCCCGGTCGGCGAGCTGCTGGCCTTTGCCGGTCTGCAACCGGACAAGCTCGAACGCCTGCTGATGGGCGGGCCGATGATGGGCTTCACCCTGCCGTCCATGGACGTGCCGCTGATCAAGACCAGCAACTGCCTGCTGGCCGGTAGCCGCGAAGAACTGCCCGCGCCATCGCCGTCCATGGCCTGCATCCGTTGCGGCGACTGCGCCGAGGTCTGCCCGGCCAGCCTGCTGCCGCAGCAGTTGCACTTCTTCGCCCTCGGCCAGGAGCACGAGCAGCTCAAGGCCCACCACCTGTTCGACTGCATCGAGTGCGGCGCCTGCGCCTATGTCTGCCCATCGAGCATTCCGCTGGTGCAGTACTACCGCGCCGCCAAGGCGGACATCCGCGAGCAGGAGCACAAGCAGCTGAAGGCCGAGCAAGCGCGCCAGCGCTTCGAACAGCGCCAGGAGCGCCTGCGCCGCGACGAGCAGCGCCGCGACGCCGAACGCCAGGCGCGCCTGGAAAAGGCCGAGCGGGCTCGCGCCCATGCCGAGCAGAACGCCGCCGCGCCGCCAGCCGACAACGCCATCGCCCGCGTGCAGGCGCAAAAGGCCGGCACGCTCAGCGACGAGCAAAAGCGCCTGAAGATCGCCGCCAGCATGGCCCAGGTCACCCTGAAGAAGGCCGAGAAGCAGCTGGCCGCCCACGCCACGGCGGAATTGCAGGCCCAGGTCGACGAACTGCGCCAGGCCGCCGCCGCCGCGCAACAGGCCCTCGACGCGGCCCTAGCCGCCGGCACGACCGCAGCCGACGTCGCGCCGGCCGTGGATGAGGCCGCGCGAAAAAGAGCCCAGATCCAGGCCGCCATGCTCCGCGCCCAGCTGAAGAAAACCGAAGCCGCCGCTGGCGATACTCCCAGCGCCGAACAACAGGCCGAACTGGAGCGTCTGCGCGCGGAACTGGCCAGCGCCGAACAGCGGCTGGCAGCCAGCGAAACCGCTCCAACCCCGGTACCAGCCGACGATGGGGCCTTGAAACGGGCGAAGATCGACCTGGCAATGAAGCGCGCCGAACTGAAGAAAGCCGAGCAAGCCGGCGCGACGGGTGATGAGTTGCAAGCCCTACAAGCCTCGCTGAGCGCCGCCGAACAGGCGCTGCACGCCGCCGAGGATGCCTCCGGCAAGCCCGTGCCGCAGTTGGTGCGCACCGATAAACGCCCGGTGGACGAAGCCAGCCGTGCGCTGAAAACCGAACTGGCCTTCGCCCGCGCCGACCTGCGCAAGCTCGAGCACGAACAGGCCGGCGCCGAGGTGCTGCAAGCCGCCCGCGCGCGGCTGGCGGAGGCCGAACGCAAGTTGCAGGAACACGACGGATAA
- the rsxB gene encoding electron transport complex subunit RsxB, with amino-acid sequence MSLILSAILALLVLCLVCGAILGYAAVRFKVEGNPIAEQVNALLPQTQCGQCGYPGCKPYSEAIAAGDKINKCPPGGEATIAALAALLDVEPEPLDAAEGALPQRVAYIREAECIGCTKCLQACPVDAIVGAARQMHTVIVSECTGCDLCVEPCPVDCIDMLVVGSNLHNWKWELPLPSARLIATDREQAA; translated from the coding sequence ATGAGCCTGATCCTCAGCGCCATCCTCGCGCTGCTGGTGCTGTGCCTGGTGTGCGGCGCGATCCTCGGCTACGCCGCGGTACGCTTCAAGGTCGAAGGCAACCCGATCGCCGAACAGGTCAACGCCCTGCTGCCGCAGACTCAGTGTGGCCAGTGCGGCTACCCCGGCTGCAAGCCCTATTCCGAGGCGATCGCCGCCGGCGACAAGATCAACAAGTGCCCGCCCGGTGGCGAAGCGACCATCGCCGCCCTGGCCGCGCTGCTGGATGTCGAGCCCGAACCGCTGGATGCGGCCGAAGGCGCGTTGCCGCAACGGGTCGCCTATATCCGCGAGGCCGAATGCATCGGCTGCACCAAGTGCCTCCAGGCCTGCCCGGTGGATGCCATAGTCGGCGCCGCGCGGCAGATGCATACGGTGATCGTCAGCGAATGCACCGGCTGCGACCTGTGCGTCGAGCCCTGTCCGGTGGACTGCATCGACATGCTGGTGGTCGGCAGCAACCTGCACAACTGGAAGTGGGAACTGCCGCTGCCGTCCGCACGCCTGATCGCCACAGACCGGGAGCAAGCGGCATGA
- the apbC gene encoding iron-sulfur cluster carrier protein ApbC, with translation MSSITREAVESCLRQFTDPHLNQDPVSAGCVREIDIQGERVSVRLQLGYAAGLFKSGWAQMLQMALENLDGVSQAKVEIDCEIAAHKAQAQVPALANVKNVIAVASGKGGVGKSTTAANLALALAREGAKVGILDADIYGPSQGIMFGIPEGTRPLVKDQKWFVPLKAHGVEVMSMAFLTDDNTPMVWRGPMVSGALLQLITQTAWGDLDYLVVDMPPGTGDIQLTLAQKVPVAGAVIVTTPQDLALLDAKKGVEMFRKVNIPVLGVVENMAVHICSNCGHAEHLFGEGGGEKLAAQYGVELLASLPLSMAIRIQSDGGTPTTVADPQSQIAMLYQQAARCVGARIALSEQTAAAMPNIVISDD, from the coding sequence ATGAGCTCTATCACCCGCGAAGCGGTTGAATCCTGCCTGCGCCAGTTCACCGACCCCCATCTCAATCAAGACCCAGTCAGCGCCGGCTGCGTGCGTGAGATCGACATCCAGGGCGAGCGCGTCAGCGTGCGCCTGCAGCTGGGCTACGCCGCCGGCCTGTTCAAGAGTGGCTGGGCGCAGATGCTGCAGATGGCCCTGGAGAACCTCGACGGTGTCAGCCAGGCCAAGGTCGAGATCGACTGCGAGATCGCCGCGCACAAGGCCCAAGCCCAGGTGCCGGCGCTGGCCAACGTCAAGAACGTGATCGCCGTGGCCTCCGGCAAGGGCGGCGTGGGCAAGTCCACCACCGCCGCCAACCTGGCCCTGGCCCTGGCGCGCGAGGGCGCCAAGGTCGGCATCCTCGATGCCGATATCTACGGCCCCAGCCAGGGCATCATGTTCGGTATCCCCGAGGGTACCCGGCCGCTGGTCAAGGATCAGAAGTGGTTCGTGCCGCTCAAGGCGCATGGAGTGGAAGTCATGTCCATGGCCTTTCTCACCGACGACAACACGCCGATGGTCTGGCGCGGGCCGATGGTGTCCGGCGCGCTGCTGCAGCTGATCACCCAGACCGCCTGGGGCGACCTCGACTATCTCGTCGTCGATATGCCGCCGGGCACCGGTGATATCCAGCTGACCCTGGCGCAGAAGGTGCCGGTGGCCGGCGCGGTGATCGTCACCACGCCGCAGGATCTGGCCCTGCTGGACGCCAAGAAGGGCGTGGAGATGTTCCGCAAGGTCAATATCCCGGTGCTCGGCGTGGTGGAGAACATGGCCGTGCACATCTGCTCGAATTGCGGGCATGCCGAACATCTGTTCGGCGAGGGCGGCGGCGAGAAGCTGGCGGCGCAGTACGGCGTCGAGTTGCTGGCCTCGCTGCCGTTGTCGATGGCCATCCGCATCCAGTCCGACGGCGGCACGCCGACCACCGTGGCCGACCCGCAAAGCCAGATCGCCATGCTCTACCAGCAGGCCGCTCGCTGCGTCGGCGCGCGCATCGCCCTGAGCGAACAGACTGCGGCGGCGATGCCGAATATCGTCATCTCCGACGATTGA
- a CDS encoding RnfABCDGE type electron transport complex subunit D produces MALPRITSPHAKGGNRTQGVMLQVLLATLPGVLALTWLYGFGTLINLLWASAVALGCEAAVLAARRRPIQFFLKDGSALVTAVLLALALPPYAPWWLTLIATGFAILFGKQLYGGLGQNPFNPAMIGYAVVLISFPLVMTSWPAPHSVGLLEALQRILGLASLPDGWSQATALDVLKTNQSLTLEELRARYPGFGGAGGQAVGWVNLAFLAGGLYLLYKRLFSWHAPVGMLAALALMSLVFWNGSGSDSNGSPLFHLFSGATMLGAFFIVTDPVSGATSNRGRLIFGAGVGIIVYIIRTWGGYPDGMAFGVLLMNLAAPTIDYYSRPRTYGHRKAERGFKIGE; encoded by the coding sequence ATGGCCCTGCCCCGCATCACCTCGCCCCATGCCAAGGGCGGCAACCGCACCCAGGGCGTCATGCTCCAGGTGCTGCTCGCCACCCTGCCGGGTGTGCTGGCGCTGACCTGGCTGTACGGCTTCGGCACGCTGATCAACCTGCTGTGGGCCAGCGCGGTGGCGCTCGGCTGCGAGGCTGCGGTCCTGGCCGCGCGCAGGCGCCCGATACAGTTCTTCCTCAAGGACGGCAGCGCCCTGGTCACCGCCGTGCTGCTGGCCCTGGCCCTGCCGCCCTATGCGCCCTGGTGGCTGACGCTGATCGCCACCGGCTTCGCCATCCTGTTCGGCAAGCAGCTGTACGGCGGCCTCGGACAGAACCCGTTCAACCCGGCGATGATCGGCTATGCGGTGGTGCTGATTTCCTTCCCGCTGGTCATGACCAGTTGGCCGGCGCCGCACAGCGTCGGCCTGCTGGAAGCGCTGCAACGCATCCTCGGCCTCGCCAGCCTGCCCGACGGCTGGAGCCAGGCCACCGCCCTGGACGTACTGAAGACCAACCAGAGCCTGACCCTCGAGGAACTACGCGCCCGCTATCCCGGCTTCGGCGGTGCCGGCGGCCAGGCGGTGGGCTGGGTCAACCTGGCCTTCCTGGCTGGCGGCCTGTACCTGCTGTACAAGCGCCTGTTCAGCTGGCACGCACCGGTCGGCATGCTCGCCGCCCTGGCGCTGATGAGCCTGGTGTTCTGGAACGGCAGCGGCTCGGACTCCAATGGCTCGCCGCTGTTCCACCTGTTCAGCGGCGCGACCATGCTCGGCGCCTTCTTCATCGTCACCGACCCGGTCAGCGGCGCCACCAGCAACCGCGGCCGGCTGATCTTCGGCGCCGGGGTCGGCATCATCGTCTACATCATCCGCACCTGGGGCGGCTACCCGGATGGCATGGCCTTCGGCGTGCTGCTGATGAACCTGGCGGCACCGACCATCGACTACTACAGCCGCCCGCGCACCTACGGCCACCGCAAGGCCGAGCGCGGCTTCAAGATCGGAGAGTGA
- the metG gene encoding methionine--tRNA ligase: MSEARKILVTSALPYANGSIHLGHMLEYIQTDMWVRFQKLRGNQCVYVCADDAHGSAIMLRAEKEGISAEQLIANVKAEHTADFADFLVDFDNYHSTHAEENRELSSAIYLKLRDAGHIATRAVTQYFDPEKGMFLADRFIKGTCPKCAAEDQYGDNCEKCGATYEPTELKNPRSAISGAVPVLKESKHFFFKLPDFEAMLKSWTRSGTLQDAVANKIAEWLDGGLQEWDISRDAPYFGFEIPDEPGKYFYVWLDAPIGYMASFKNLCAKRPELDFDAFWAKDSTAELYHFIGKDIVNFHALFWPAMLEGAGFRKPSGVNVHGYLTVNGQKMSKSRGTFIKARTYLDHLNPEYLRYYYAAKLGRGVDDLDLNLEDFVQKVNSDLVGKVVNIASRCAGFIHKGNAGVLVAGNAAPELTEAFQAAAPSIAEAYEARDFSRAMREVMALADRANAWIADKAPWVLAKQDGKQAEVQAVCALGVNLFRQLVILLKPVLPNLASAAEAFLNVAPLTWDDHQSLLANHQLNPFNPLLTRIEPAKIEAMIEASKEDLAATEASNPPQGNGELSKEPLAAEIAFDTFAAVDLRIALIEKAEFVEGADKLLRLTLDIGDAKRNVFSGIKSAYPDPSKLEGRLTLYVANLAARKMKFGVSEGMVLAAGPGGEDIYLLSPDNGAKPGQRVK; encoded by the coding sequence ATGTCCGAAGCCCGCAAGATTCTCGTCACCAGCGCCCTGCCCTATGCCAACGGTTCGATCCACCTCGGCCACATGCTCGAGTACATCCAGACCGACATGTGGGTGCGTTTCCAGAAGCTGCGCGGCAACCAGTGCGTGTATGTGTGCGCCGACGACGCCCACGGTTCGGCGATCATGCTGCGGGCCGAGAAGGAAGGCATCAGCGCCGAACAGTTGATCGCCAACGTCAAAGCCGAGCACACCGCCGACTTCGCCGACTTCCTGGTCGACTTCGACAACTACCACTCCACCCACGCGGAAGAGAACCGCGAGCTGTCGAGCGCCATCTACCTGAAGCTGCGCGACGCCGGGCACATTGCCACCCGCGCGGTGACCCAGTACTTCGACCCGGAAAAGGGCATGTTCCTCGCCGACCGTTTCATCAAGGGCACCTGCCCGAAATGCGCGGCCGAGGACCAGTACGGCGACAACTGCGAGAAATGCGGCGCCACCTACGAGCCGACCGAGTTGAAGAACCCGCGCTCGGCCATCTCCGGCGCCGTGCCGGTGCTCAAGGAGTCCAAGCATTTCTTCTTCAAGCTGCCGGACTTCGAGGCCATGCTGAAAAGCTGGACGCGCAGCGGCACCCTGCAAGACGCGGTAGCCAACAAGATCGCCGAATGGCTGGATGGCGGCCTGCAAGAGTGGGACATCAGCCGCGATGCGCCGTACTTCGGCTTCGAGATTCCCGACGAACCGGGCAAGTACTTCTACGTCTGGCTGGACGCGCCAATCGGCTACATGGCCAGTTTCAAGAACCTCTGCGCCAAGCGCCCGGAGCTGGACTTCGATGCCTTCTGGGCCAAGGACTCGACGGCCGAGCTGTACCACTTCATCGGCAAGGACATCGTCAACTTCCACGCCCTGTTCTGGCCGGCGATGCTCGAAGGCGCCGGTTTCCGCAAGCCGAGCGGCGTCAACGTGCACGGCTACCTCACGGTCAACGGCCAGAAGATGTCCAAATCACGCGGCACCTTCATCAAGGCACGCACCTATCTGGATCACCTGAATCCGGAATACCTGCGCTACTACTACGCCGCCAAGCTCGGCCGTGGCGTCGACGACCTCGACCTCAACCTCGAAGACTTCGTGCAGAAGGTCAACTCCGACCTGGTCGGCAAGGTGGTCAACATCGCCAGCCGCTGCGCCGGCTTCATCCACAAGGGCAACGCCGGCGTGCTGGTCGCCGGCAACGCCGCGCCGGAACTGACCGAGGCCTTCCAGGCCGCCGCGCCGAGCATCGCCGAGGCCTACGAGGCCCGCGATTTCTCCCGCGCCATGCGCGAGGTCATGGCGCTGGCCGACCGCGCCAATGCCTGGATCGCCGACAAGGCGCCCTGGGTCCTGGCCAAGCAGGACGGCAAGCAGGCTGAAGTGCAGGCCGTGTGCGCCCTGGGCGTGAACCTGTTCCGCCAACTGGTGATCCTCCTCAAGCCGGTGCTGCCGAATCTGGCCAGCGCCGCCGAGGCCTTCCTGAATGTCGCGCCGCTGACTTGGGACGACCACCAGAGCCTGCTGGCCAACCACCAGCTGAATCCGTTCAATCCGCTGCTGACCCGTATCGAGCCCGCGAAAATCGAAGCCATGATCGAAGCCTCCAAGGAAGACCTCGCCGCCACCGAAGCCAGCAACCCGCCGCAAGGCAACGGAGAACTGAGCAAGGAGCCGCTGGCCGCGGAAATCGCCTTTGACACCTTCGCCGCGGTCGACCTGCGCATCGCCCTGATCGAGAAAGCCGAGTTCGTCGAAGGCGCCGACAAGCTGCTGCGCCTGACCCTGGATATCGGCGACGCCAAACGCAACGTGTTCTCCGGGATCAAGAGCGCCTACCCGGACCCGAGCAAACTGGAAGGCCGCTTGACCCTGTACGTGGCCAACCTGGCCGCGCGCAAGATGAAGTTCGGCGTCTCCGAAGGCATGGTCCTGGCCGCCGGCCCCGGCGGCGAAGACATCTACCTGCTCAGCCCGGACAACGGCGCCAAGCCCGGCCAGCGGGTCAAGTAA
- the rsxA gene encoding electron transport complex subunit RsxA — protein sequence MTEFALILVSAILVNNFVLVQFLGLCPFMGVSRKIETAIGLALATTFVLTLAAMCSYLLQQYVLKPLDLEFLRTIGFILVIAVVVQFTEMVVNKTSPLLYRVLGIFLPLITTNCIVLGVALLNANQSELGFLGATTRGFAAGLGFSLVLVLFAALRERIAIADVPKPFQGAAIGMITAGLMSLAFMGFTGLVKP from the coding sequence ATGACTGAATTCGCCCTGATCCTGGTCAGCGCCATCCTGGTCAACAACTTCGTGTTGGTGCAGTTCCTCGGCCTCTGTCCGTTCATGGGCGTGTCACGCAAGATCGAGACCGCCATCGGCCTGGCGCTGGCCACCACCTTCGTCCTCACCCTCGCGGCGATGTGCAGCTATCTGCTGCAGCAGTACGTGTTGAAGCCGCTGGACCTGGAGTTCCTGCGCACCATCGGCTTCATCCTGGTGATCGCCGTGGTGGTGCAGTTCACCGAGATGGTGGTGAACAAGACCAGCCCGCTGCTCTACCGCGTGCTTGGCATCTTCCTGCCGCTGATCACCACCAACTGCATCGTGCTCGGCGTCGCCCTGCTGAATGCCAACCAGAGCGAACTCGGCTTTCTCGGCGCCACGACCCGCGGCTTCGCCGCTGGCCTGGGCTTCTCCCTGGTGCTGGTGCTGTTCGCCGCCCTGCGCGAGCGCATCGCCATCGCCGACGTGCCGAAACCCTTCCAGGGCGCGGCGATCGGCATGATCACCGCCGGCCTGATGTCGCTGGCGTTCATGGGCTTCACCGGTCTGGTCAAGCCATGA
- a CDS encoding PA3496 family putative envelope integrity protein: MSTGKEDIELDDDLAAEDSEGNLEAPVEVAKTNLTKRRLIDNLLEERRLNKQLAEYDFDL, translated from the coding sequence ATGAGCACTGGCAAAGAAGATATCGAACTCGATGACGACCTCGCCGCGGAAGACTCTGAAGGTAATCTGGAGGCTCCGGTTGAAGTGGCGAAAACCAACCTGACCAAGCGCCGCTTGATCGACAACCTGCTGGAAGAGCGTCGCCTGAACAAGCAACTGGCCGAATACGACTTCGATCTGTAA
- the dcd gene encoding dCTP deaminase, whose product MSIKSDKWIRRMAQEHGMIEPFVERQVRAEGAERLISYGVSSYGYDVRCADEFKVFTNIHSATVDPKNFDEKSFVDVKGPVCIIPPNSFALARTVEYFRIPRNVLTICLGKSTYARCGIIVNVTPLEPEWEGHVTLEFSNTTTLPAKIYANEGIAQMLFLESDESCEVSYKDRGGKYQGQTGVTLPKT is encoded by the coding sequence ATGAGCATCAAATCGGATAAATGGATTCGCCGCATGGCCCAGGAACACGGCATGATCGAGCCCTTCGTCGAGCGCCAGGTGCGCGCCGAAGGCGCCGAACGGCTGATCTCCTACGGGGTCTCCAGCTACGGCTACGACGTGCGCTGCGCCGACGAGTTCAAGGTGTTCACCAACATCCACTCGGCCACCGTCGACCCGAAGAACTTCGATGAGAAGAGCTTCGTCGACGTCAAAGGTCCGGTGTGCATCATTCCGCCGAACTCCTTCGCCCTGGCGCGCACCGTCGAGTACTTCCGCATCCCGCGCAACGTGCTGACCATCTGCCTGGGCAAGAGCACCTATGCGCGCTGCGGCATCATCGTCAACGTCACCCCGCTCGAGCCGGAGTGGGAGGGCCATGTGACCCTGGAGTTCTCCAACACCACCACCCTGCCGGCGAAGATCTACGCCAACGAGGGCATTGCGCAGATGCTGTTCCTCGAATCCGACGAGAGCTGCGAGGTGTCCTACAAGGATCGTGGCGGCAAGTACCAGGGCCAGACCGGCGTGACCCTGCCGAAGACCTGA
- a CDS encoding electron transport complex subunit E, whose protein sequence is MRTHPTYREITINGLWKNNPGLVQLLGLCPLLGTSNSMVNALGLGLATTLVLACSNAAVALIRNAVSDAVRLPIFVMIIAALTTCIELLMRAYTYELYQILGIFIPLITTNCIILGRAEAFAAKHNVLQAGFDGLMMGVGFGLVLLALGTLRELFGTGMLLGNMQLLFGSMAADWQISVFPHYQGFLLAILPPGAFLVLGLLIALKNRIDEMVAARAPVPQDDQTPAPSRRVRVTGVIE, encoded by the coding sequence TTGAGAACGCACCCTACCTACCGCGAGATCACCATCAACGGCCTGTGGAAGAACAACCCCGGCCTGGTGCAGCTGCTCGGCCTCTGCCCGCTGCTCGGCACCAGCAATTCGATGGTCAACGCCCTCGGCCTGGGCCTGGCCACCACCCTGGTGCTGGCCTGTTCCAACGCCGCCGTGGCGCTGATCCGCAACGCCGTCAGCGACGCCGTGCGCCTGCCGATCTTCGTGATGATCATCGCCGCGCTGACCACCTGCATCGAGCTCTTGATGCGCGCCTACACCTACGAGCTGTACCAGATCCTCGGCATCTTCATCCCGCTGATCACCACCAACTGCATCATCCTCGGCCGCGCCGAAGCCTTCGCGGCGAAGCACAATGTGCTGCAGGCCGGCTTCGACGGCCTGATGATGGGGGTGGGCTTCGGCCTGGTGCTGCTCGCCCTCGGTACCCTGCGCGAACTGTTCGGCACCGGCATGCTGCTCGGCAACATGCAGCTGCTGTTCGGCTCCATGGCCGCCGACTGGCAGATCAGCGTGTTCCCGCATTACCAGGGTTTTCTCCTGGCCATCCTGCCGCCCGGCGCCTTCCTGGTGTTGGGTCTGCTGATCGCCCTGAAGAACCGAATCGATGAAATGGTCGCCGCCCGCGCACCAGTGCCGCAGGACGACCAGACACCGGCACCGAGCCGCCGCGTGCGGGTAACCGGAGTGATTGAGTGA
- the rsxG gene encoding electron transport complex subunit RsxG, protein MALPEISRSMLKNSLLLGLFAIVTVGLVALTQQATASRIQAAEREAQARTLGEILPAGSYDNQLLDSTVEVFAPKLLGKAKPLPAYVARLNGRPSAVILQVSAPDGYGGAIHLLVGIQADGRLAGVRAVKHNETPGLGDKIELSKSPWVREFEGRSLRNPGDSGWAVKKDQGLFDQFAGATITPRAVVKAVHLALQYFDAHKAELLGAEEKPNG, encoded by the coding sequence GTGGCACTGCCGGAAATCAGTCGCTCGATGCTGAAGAACAGCCTGCTGCTCGGGCTGTTCGCCATCGTCACCGTGGGGCTGGTGGCGCTCACCCAGCAAGCCACCGCCAGCCGCATCCAAGCCGCCGAGCGCGAGGCCCAGGCACGCACCCTCGGCGAGATCCTCCCCGCCGGCAGCTACGACAACCAGCTGCTCGACAGCACGGTGGAAGTCTTCGCCCCGAAACTGCTGGGCAAGGCCAAACCGCTGCCGGCCTATGTCGCCCGCCTGAACGGCCGGCCCAGCGCGGTGATCCTCCAGGTCAGCGCGCCGGACGGCTACGGCGGTGCCATCCACCTGCTGGTGGGCATCCAGGCCGATGGTCGGCTGGCCGGCGTGCGCGCGGTCAAACACAATGAAACCCCGGGCCTAGGCGATAAGATCGAGTTGAGCAAGAGCCCCTGGGTCCGCGAGTTCGAGGGCCGCTCGCTGCGCAATCCCGGCGACAGTGGCTGGGCGGTGAAGAAAGATCAGGGCCTATTCGACCAGTTCGCCGGCGCCACCATCACCCCGCGTGCGGTGGTCAAGGCCGTGCATCTGGCCCTGCAATATTTCGATGCGCACAAGGCCGAGCTGCTCGGCGCCGAGGAGAAGCCCAATGGTTAG